AACGGTGCCTCGCTGCGGCATGTTTTCTTAGTTTGATTTCCTGCCCGAGTTCACTTGAGGAAGTTGACGTGACAGTGTTGTCGCGTTAAAAGCTGTATTGGCAAATGGAAGTCATCCTTTCACCTGAGGCATAAAACGTTCCTGCAGTTGCATTAACGTTTACTTTTGCCTTTTATGCTTAGTTTTTTCAAATTCTCCCTCATATTCCATGCTTTTCTGTGATCTTGTATATCCTTGTTAACACTTAGGGCTTCACTTCAGTCGCTGAATTTTACTATGCGTAGTAATTTCTTAGTTTTTTATATACCGTAGAGTCACAGTGGAAGGTGTTTGGGTAGCGGTGATAAAAGAAGCTTGCCAGAAAAATACCATGTCTAATCAATGACTCCTCTTCCTTTTAGTCAGGAAGTGACACTTCGGACGTTTCAGAAGAACTTTCTACACAAGATGGAGAGGGAAGGTCGCCAGGAGAAACAGCATCTGGTTTGAAAACTGGACCGGAGGACTCTGCTCTCCCTGACACTCAATTACAAAGGGAAGAAAGACCAACAAGCACTTGCTCTTCTTCCACTGTGGTGGGAGAGGTAGTAAAAACTATGCAGTACTTCATGGAGAAGTTCGGCATGGACCTGTTCACTGTTACACAGGCCTTTCTGAAAAACACTGGGGAAGTAGAGACTACTTTATACTTTCTGCAGACAGGGCAGCGCTTGGATGGGTACCCTGTATGGAGCAGAGAGGATGATTTGGAATTGCAAAAAGATGATGAATGTGTCAGAAATAAATTGATAGCAAAATTTGGAGCTGAAAATGTAGCAAAGCGTGTAGCATTTAGGAAAAGTTAGACAGCCAAGCAGAGGGGAATGGCTAATCTAGGACTGTGGCAGGAACTTAAAAAACCAGtcatttcagaaatgcaaatgtgATGGAAAATTTGATGCAACATTCCGAGgtttcagaaatgctttaaaataattttttgataAAAGGCctattttgtatttgatttttatttgcaatACTGAGtacattaaacatttaaaagtagaaaatggTGAAGATTAAGGTTCTATATAGTAtcaagttttcactgaaaatttcctttaaagTGTGTATCTACTATATAAACCAGCTGACAGCCTTACCTGTACGTTGCTGCATGCAAAGGATTTTGAATAGGGTTGGAACCAAAATCTGACAGAATCACATTAAGTGCTCTAACCTGTAATGAATGCATTATTAGTGCACAATAGCAGCCTATTCTCTGTCACCTGTCTTACTTCACACTGTTTGGATGATCATTTAATAACCTGCTTTGCCAGTTGTTGtcattaccttttttttgttgttgttagtgaACCTTGATTAGCAGCAGACATTTGGAGAtaataacaatgaaaatataACAGTTCAAAAAGAGGGATCAAGAACATTCATGCCAGAAGATGAGGCACTTGGTCTCACACATGAATGCTGAGATGTCTCAGAGTGGCCATGTGTACTGGGAAAGGCCAAAACAGGTCACCGTGACACTATAATATTCAATTTCATGTTACAGAGATCTGTCAGTTAAAACCTCAGGCTGGTAGACAGTGATCTCAATTTTTATTACCACTTCCAGTACGTGTTTTCCAGTGCTAATATTGCAGGGTTTGTTTAATAACATTAACTTTACCGTCTTGCTTCATGATTTCAAAAACAGTGAATCACTCTGCCCCAGCTTGCATCTTTACAGATTGAAGAGTCACAGCTTCTTTAATCCTGGCAAAGTAACACTTGTACCAGACCGTATAGTCTAGGTGGAAAAAGTAGACCAGCTTTCAGGGCCACGTGCAATAGTTGACATAGGAGATACGAGTTAAGAAAGAGTGCTCAGAGTTTATTTAGGTATCTATTGCCTAAGTCAtgtctgagagagagagagagaacaccaTTGCTAGTATACAGTCACAATCTGAAAAACTCAGTACTTTCAGCCTGAAATTGTGCTCTGGTCACTactttaatattattttacatcAGTCCTGTAAATCTGGAATTCATTCATTTGGTGAAATAAAATGGGCTAGTAAAagcaaagactgatttttttaaatttttttcttagaattctattttggggtttttgcttATTGCACTGTGACACTTAGAAAAATTAAGGTGAATTAGGAAATGGCTGATTTTAAGCCAAATTCAAGTTATATTGAAAGTCAGCGATAACTTCATATGATGAGACTGCTACTTCAGAAAACCGCTGTCCTGAAACACAGTTGATTATTTGGAGCGTTAACCAATGTAACCAAATAAATGCCAAAACTCTGTTTCAGACTATGCAGTGTTTCACTGGACAGGTCATTCCTGCTGAAAAAGTGAGAATTACTTTGTATATTCATGCTGCTCAGACTGGTTACTTGAGACTTGTGGTGAAGACCAGACAAGCACTTAACGAGAGAGTGCAAGACAACATGGCAAATAAAGTAGTAAGTAGAAACTTTGCCAGCTGGAATTGAAATCCAAGGACTTCTGATGACCAGGTTCAAGAACAGGAGACCCATCACCTCCTGCAGCCAAAAACGCCTGTTCTAGCTTGGGCGGTATACACTTCTCAGCAGCACAATAACCTCAGAATTCAGTGGTCATCTTGTTTAACCAAAACTGCTCTAGAATTCAAAGTGAGAGGTAGAACACATTAAGTGGCTGCAACATAAAAAGATCAGGAGTAAGGCTTGTATCTTTTTATAATTCTAAGTGATACTTTAAGACTGAGTTTGTCTTTTTCAGGGCAATTAGTCAGACAGGCAGTGCGAACTTCTGAGTCCGCATACAGTATTTTTACCTTTGCAGAACCATACAAAGACATTGTCTTAACACTGAGAACCTTTCCATATGCACTTGAGGCACTCAGTAGGCATAGGAACTAAGACACAAGGAGCACAGCTTACTCAAGGTTGCCCTCTTTCATCTGTTCTGAACTCCTGAAAGGCACTGCTTATCCACAGATACACTCTTACTTGTGCAGACACACGTGGGTCTAGGTCTCTTCAGTCCACTTTCCCATTAACGGGACCTGGAGATGTCACTATATCATATGATTCTGCTTCAGGGCattctggctctgccttctcctgcAGTAAAAAGccttgttttctctgctttttcttaccAAAGACACAGTTACATTCCTTCCAATATGCTGGAGACAGTTTGGCTTTCCATGTTCATGTAAGGTCCCTGTACTATCAGAGAGTGTCAGAAACGCTCTTTTTgtaactcaaagaaaaaaaagtattttaagtcaTCTGTGCTTGCATTAAGACACCTTTAAACTTTCAGGTAACCACACTGTGTGGCCTTGGTgcttccagaaaaaagaaaatcttacctATTGTACTGAGGAAACATAACTAAAGGAGTGTAGTAAAGATATACACTGAAATCAACAATCCTGCTTTTTCTCTGATTAGGCTCAGGAAGCAGaagttaaagtaatttttcaaaacagtACATTAAGAAAATGCATCATATGTTATTTTTATGTCACTTGTTTACTGGCTGACTGGTAACACTATGAGGGTTTTTGTCCAGCTAGACATTTGATACACAGAATTGATTGAGTCCACTGAAAACAAGTATTCATAATAAAACTTACGCCAGTCAAGCTGACATTGGTTAACGTAGAGATATAATTAGCAAGGTACTGAAAAGAGTCTATTTTTGCTCAGAAATAGGCTTGGCACTTAAAGTAGGAAGCTCTTTACTATGACAGACCAGGTTTCTGAGACGCTATGCTTTTAGCTGAGTATGTTGAGTTAAGGTCCATTTTAAAGggacttcaaaagaaaaacagcagccgTGCGCTTCTCTGGCGCAGTATGAGTCCTACTCTatgccagcctgcctgctccGAGTTTGCATAAACACTGTGTAAAGGAAGGTACCTTGCTTTCAGTGGACTTTCTACCAAGATGTCAGTGCTGCCGGCTCAGCGTAGATTTAGTCATTCAGCAACAGGATCCCTAGTAATAAGACTATGATTTCCATAATATACAACATCCCACCCTTTGCAGGGATTTGGGGTTTAGATATGCACACCGCTATGGTAGCAGGTGATCTGTAAATGTCACTAAAGCCTAAATGTTGGATGCAACTTCTGGTGTCTCCTTTATGAATCTAGCTTCAAACCTTTATTTACACAATACGAGACTGCTATCTACCTCTTCTGAATTGAGTCAGTATTATTCCAGTTTTACAGATAATGAAATGGAAATTCAGACACTGAAAAGATAGAGAAATATCACCTGAAGTCTTTCCAACCACTAAGAATAAGAGCTTTGTTTTAAACAACAGGATACATACTCAGAGGAACCCTGTCTTAGCGGTCTCCAGAAAGAAACCACGTCCTGGAGGAGCAAACATCCTGTAATCAGCCacagctgctttaaaatgtttttagtcTTGGTGATCAGGGCTGATTGCTTCGtccaaaagaaaacatgactgaaaGTGAAATTTGGATAGTGACTGACTTTGTGCTGAAGGAATCACCAGCAGCTATAGAAGAAATTCAGCTTGTATGGTGTACAGACTTAGTAGTGGATCTGAATAATTCAATGTGCTAGGCCCTGTTTAGTGGTAAGAGATGTCTGGATTCAATTTCAAAGGGCTCCTTCAGAAACGCTGACATTCATCTAGTCCTGCACCCAGAAACCAGGAAAACCCTGCTAACTGGGTAACAAGCTGAGGTCTGCCCCTGCCCATCCACCCCTTACAAAGCACAGGAGCATACGCAGGGGCATTTGAAGAAATATAATTTCATGGATAAGAGAAATGCCGCAACAAAACACCAGCCTGTGAAGTCTAAATAATTAACAATAATGCCGAATATAACAGAAATTGAAAGAAAGGATCCTCTCTCCTGCCTGTATCAGCTTTCCCACTGCTGACCAATTCTGCTTTTAGAGCTGCCTTGCTGGGCAGCTAACGTCCCCTGCTTACTGCTTGCTGTGGCACAATTCATCCTGCAACTCTTACTAACGGCTGCAGGATGGTCCCTTACCCCAAAGGGACACACAGGATCTGGAATGCTGATGCCTACCCCAGTGACGGTGACTACAGAGCTGCTTCTGGGCTGGGAAGCTCTCCTAACTTCTCTAGCTGCTACTCTTTGTGGTCTCAGAGCTGACTGTTAACTGGGGATGGCTCATTGGTTCATTCCAACAGGTCTTCAGCTAGCAGCTACTTTCTTTTGCTAAACAACGTAACTGCTCAGTGCCCATCCGTAAGGTTACTTTCCTTACTTTCCTCAGCAGAAACAGCACGTAACAAAACCCTCATTAATTCTCTGGTAGaagaaaacccaaccaacccaGCTGCTGTGAACGACAGAAGAGCCTTCTTTCTACTATTAGAGATTGCTACTCAGTTAAGGTGCATCCCCTTGTCACCCTTCAAACACACACAATAGGTAGAGGCTGGACACTGTTTCTTGCCTATACACCTTCAAACGTGAACACAGTCACTATACCCCctaattttaaaattcagcagtATAGATTTCTCTTTTTAAGAAGATATTCCAACGTTTTTAATAACATGCAAATGAAGTCTAGTCCTCCAGGTAGACATTGTCACTTTCCTATAGTGGGCACCAAATGCCCTTCTGGCAGGTCTAATATGAGCACTCCTCACCAGAGCTACACTGGCATGAGGAGGGCAGCTGACCAACAAAGTAAACAGGGCCGTGGGGCAAggggctgcagccagggcagATAGGGAAGAGGAGCACCGGCAGGAGGAGCAATGAACCAAGGACTGGGGGGGGTTGGTGAAGTGGGAAGGGGAACACAGCTTCCCATGGCCTTGAACACCCTGATCCTGCCTGGAGCCTCCTCAGATCACCTCCCATGCCCAGCCTTGCCTTGATCACCTTCTCCCAAGGATGCACATCCTCAGAATCAAGCCTCATCCCTTGTTGATGCTTGTGATCCTGCCTTAGGACAGCTGCCTTGCTGTCTGCAGGGTAGTGGAAATATTCCAGCTCTGGAGCAATATCTGAATGCACTGTTAAATAGGTGCATGTTAAAGGGACTCTGCAATTTACACATGAAAGAAGATGTTTAGAAGGAGGTATTTGTAGGCATTTCACTCCCCAAGTCTGGTAACAAGCTCTTCTCCTTACCTTATGTTCAGGTTTGAGCTACATATTCCCATTGGAGGTGGGAGAATGGCATAGTCTATTGAACATAATTTTGTTGTGCTCTAAGACAGAAAATACTCTCAACAAATTATTCAATAGGGTAACTTCCCGTTCTCCTCTCGGCTTCAGTCCACTGCCATAAACCTCTCTTCCCAGTTCCAGTATTTATACCAATGGAATCTGTGTCCTTACCTTGCCGTTACAGTCTCAACCTTAGCATGAATTCTTCTCGGTCACACACGTGGACTGTGAGAACCCCCAGGGGAACAACTATTCTTGGTTTTGGAAGCTAGAAGACAgaattatttcagctgaaaaataaatggatACATGTAGTCCCAGAAATGGATCCCCATATGCAAACCCAGGAGTTTTTATTTTCAACTATAGCTGGTTTATTCCATTTGCCCATTATATAGTAAGTAAACACAAACATTTCCCCAACATTGCCACCAAGGCTGGATGCCCAAGCACAGGAACggagcaaaagaaaaactggGCTTGAAAACTCAACCATTCTGAAAAAAGGATCTTTCTGGAAACCAATATCTGGTCATCCTTGCATCTCTTCTGGCCTTACATAACCTGGGTGGCAGCACGACAAATAATGCTCTCTTTATTCAGCTTCCATTTATGTCTCCTCTTCCTTTGCAGTGCTATTGCTCGATGTGGTTTCACTAGTATTTAGCTGTGGTCCGTGAGGGGTTTGAGCTCTGCTATCTGGTCCCGCTCCTTTGGCATTCTGTTTGCTCCAACCTACACATCCACTTTCACATAAACCATGGACTTAATTTGGAAAACAGACTTTCATTACTTCAGCCTGCATTGTGGCTGAGCCTCCAGGGGCCTCAGAGAGTGACCCTGTGCTGCTGAGAAAGCTCTCGTGAGTGAGTCGGGGCTCCTGTGTTACTTGTCCTTGCATAGCACATCCATGCACGCACTCTTACACGCATATGCATGCACCTCTGTCCTCTTTTGCTCTAGCCAACAGTTCTGCACTCTGCAGCCTTCACAGAGTACATGCAGAGAGCAGCTTTTCTGCCTTCAGAATTTGTTACTCCTCTGAGTTCTGGGCAAACAAAAGATCCAGCGACATATTTTTTTGCTCTTCTTCGGACTGAACGAGCTGGTAGCCCAGCAAGTCCATCGCATCCTTGCACACATTTTgcactttttctattttttggaAGGGAAGGGTCTCCCTCCAGGCCTGGGATACTCTCAGTGCATCTCTGGACCCAATATCAAAGGCCTGTGCTCCTTGCCCCTTCCCATGGGTGATGTTGTGCACCCACTTCTGAAGTTCTGGTGTGAAATGGAGTTCTGCAAACCTGTACATCTGAGCAGCTCTTGCTAGCGGGTCTCTGACAATGTCTTCATAGCGAACCAGCAGATAGCGGTCTTTCAGGAAGCTGGGAATGGCCTGACTGCCTGCCTTATAAATCTCAACGTGGCTTTTGCAGATTACTTGCATTGTGTTGTAGGGCCCCATTTCTCCCTTCGTCCTCTGGGACCCCACAACAATGTTACTGTCACGTTTCAGTTCTGCCATTGTATTCTCTCGGGACCTGAACACAGCCCGAGGATCACGTACCAAGTGGATGATTTTGAGGTTCAGGGATGGATCAGTGAGAAGGGGGTAGAGAACTTTCAGGTCAAAGAACCGAACCTCCTTGATGGCAACATGGCTGTAGGTTTTACAAGCTTCCTCCACCTTGCTGAATGGGTACTTGCCACAGATAGTTCTGCAATTGCCTGCAGTGATTATGTCACTGCGACTGAATGAGTCGCAGGCAGGGGGGGAGCACAAGGCTCGGCTTGTctcccactgaaataaatcaGACTTCTTCTTCTGGCTAGACATGTAAGCATCAAATACAGACATGTCACACAGAAAGACCGACCTGACTAGGTCCCGCACTGCCATGTGTAAGACTTTGGCACTGTTCTGGTACATCTTAACCCACACGTGCCATGCGGGCTCCATCAGGTAGAAGACGCTGGGGTGCTGGCTGAAGATTTGTCCAGTGAAGGAAGATCCCGACCGCCAGGAGGAGAGAATGAGGATGTGGACTGGAGAAGGTTTTTCTTCCACGGAGGCATTGTTGCTGCAGGGTAGGAACTGGAAGTGGATCAGAAGGAAGGACAGAACTGCCAGAATCAGGACCGCCTGCACCCTTCTAGATTTCATCATGGTTGCAAGGGACCTGCAGAGACAGAGGAAGTTCAGCATCACAGGATCATGAAGAAGGCAGGATGTGGTGCATCAGGCTCCTGCCAATTCCTCTGCGGGCTCGGGGTTTTGGAAAGCTATCACGCTACAAGTAATACTGTGACAACCACAACACAAGGTATCTTTGGAAAGGACATAAATACTGCAGGGCTGAAAGTTTTCTGTAACAAAACCACTGTTTCTCAGTAAGCCATTCTAATGCAGTCTTAGAAGATCACTGAAAAGCTTGTCTGCACTTTTATCAAAGTTTAAGAGTTAGTTCAGTGTATTGAAATAAGTCAGCACGCACAAATGTGTACTTAGTGTACACAATCGCTGCGATTTTTATGGAAGAAAGATGGAACAAACAGGTTTTGTGGCAAATTCAACAGTTCCACATTGTTACTTTTAAGCTCCTGCTCTGACCACcgtttacaattatttttatgcCAGAATGCTGTAAAAATACAATGTAggtttcaatttattttacttataTTCTTTTTGGAATTTCAGGAAACATTTATTGTCATCACAGGCAAAAACTCACATACCAGAGGAAAGCATCTGGCACTGTAATAAATCCAGACACAACAGTATCTCCTCCACAATCAGCATCATAGACAATTTTGCTAGAAAGGCCCACAAGGGTTTATCTCATCTAACTTTGTGTAGGCAGGCTTACCTACAACTAACCCCTTTCTTAGCCTAACTCCTTTTTAAAGACTGTCTCCTAATACCCCTCCCTCCAACCCCACTCATCCTGTAGGTCTTTCATGAGAAGAGGTACAACACGACGTGTTAGTCCAACTCAAAGGTCTCCCCAAAGCTGGCTCCTTGTTTCTTGCACTAAATCTCTATTCTGCCTGTTGAGGGTGACTTCATTACTGGAAAATATCCATTGTGCTGCCTGGGGACAATTCATAGCCTGAGTACTGGCTGGCACAGGAATCTGCAGGAAGTACACTGTCACACTGAGGCAGAAAGGAttgacttaatttttaaaaagtcatctgcCATCTACTCCTCTCTCGTCCGCTCTCCTCCCCTCCACTAGCCATGCCTGTTTGTACCTTGAATATAGGTGGGTGTATGCAGCACTGGCTGCCCCTGGGGACAGGCTCCTCAGATAGCACAGAAATCCGCACATTATGGTGTGCTCCCCTGTCACCATGTGCCACGCTGGCAGTTTAGCTGTGCTGCAGTGGAGATGGGCCTCTCTGGCCAGTGCAACTGCTGTACGCTTCCGAAGgtgaactaaaattaaaaaaccttACTGGTTCTCAGTCATGGTTATTCCTTGTAGGTGCTTCCACAGCCAGACAAGATAGAGAGAGCAGGGCCTTCAGGGCTGCAGGGCACGCTGGAAGTCGTTCTGGACAGAGCAGCACTGGAGCCCAGGTCCTTACAGCTTTGTACACTGCTTTTGTGCGGCCCACAATTGCACAGAATTCAGGCAGCCATGCCCTTGAAGAGCAAGCTGCCTCCCTACTAAAGCAGCAGAGGTGTAAAGTGTGCCCCAACTGGCCACAATGCAGACACTGCTTCCCTGCTACGCGCTTACCGTGTTATCTTCTAGGTCCATGGTAATGCATGAATGTTCCCAGTCAACATTTCGTTAACCTTCTCCTTATGTTCTGCCTCAATTTCCCTctgcagcaaagctttcagaCTAATTTTCATGGAGATGCCTCCTCCCATGATTTCAGTTCTGTAGCACTGATGTTTAGATTTCCAGGTACAGTCACTGCTGCTAACCAACTAGGAACGGTACTCATCTTTCCCTCCAGCATATATGCATAAATTGGCTTGTTTATCTAATCTACCTGCTCTGCATTCGTTTTGAGCTTAGGGTTTATAAGGCAGCAATTACAATTTCTCAGAGCCAGGACAATACCCAGCCCAATGGGTAAGCCTGGTCGTTGCCAGTAAGCGCTACTAcaatatgaattttattttaataatgtctTGCAAGGATGGGGCTGTGCATTTAGTGACAGCATGCTTCTGATCTCCTGGACAAGAAGCCCACTGATTTTTTTGGTTATACAAATGGACTGTAGTGTTCAGGTCTGACAAGAAGCTGATTCAGGTCGACATTTGGACCAAGCCTAGGAAGAGATGCAAACAAAGACTGTTGTAAAAGTAAGTTATATATCAGCTTCCTCCTTGCAAATAAATACAGCAGTGTTTACCAAAAGTCTTGGCTTCCAAATGAACTTTGATGATATCGCTTCTATCTGGCACCATTAATATCGTTATTCTAACTCCTGACAGAGTTCCTGGACTACAGCCAGAAGCTCTtaattgagaaaaaaatctgttgagcAGACATGAACACTGGCATTAAGATACCCAGGCAGATTTAAAACCACAGAAATCATTATTTCTCCAGAAACCTGTGTGTGAATAGTCTGAGTGTGAGTCAAAGAGAATGGATTCAGTTTTTCTGGGAAGCAAGGGTATGCTTTTAATCTTGAACCAAACCAGGGTGGGACAGCTGGATGTTTTAGACATTTCACAGAGTATGCAGACCATCCCTGTGACTGCTCTTGGTAGAAATGGCCTCATGTGAGGCCACAGCCTCAACAGCTTCTTCACTCTTATACAAGAAGTAGTGATGATTGTTGCCCTGACCGGTCTGTCccacagggaggggagaaggactGATGAGTTGTGTGTGCCTGGTGAAGTGGAATAAAGGAGCACCAAAGAGTGGTACAGGTTCTATCTGACATTTCCTAATATGAAAGAAACACTACATAACCTTATTTTTCACCACTGTATCTCTCGATCATGGCAGCTGGGATGGTTCTAAACTAAGATCTTGTCTTAACCACATTTTCCCTACAGCAAACATCCAGAGTCGCAAGTGATTCACTTCATTTCATATTGCAAAAGCGAAATATGAAGCCCTCACAGTGTTGCAGAGTAAAGATCAGCCCAGAATGATTGAGACACTCtcagctgcagaacaaaaaaaggCACACTGTTACCGTCTGCTGGCAGAGAGATGAGCCAGGATTTGGTTCAGAGCAGAAAGAATCTCAACGCACTAAGGATGAAGAACAGAAACTACTGAGAAATACAACAATCCAGTGTCACCATGTTAAAATCTCCCACAGCACACATACAAGTACACAAAGAACTGCGATCTGCCTGCCTGAGCAGCTGGTCTCCAAAAAAATGAAGAGAGGCTTAAGCTTTTCCAGAAACACACAGGGGCCTTGGAAAAGCTTGATCCCGGCAAAGGAAGAGcattacagaaagcagaaagcagcccCAGGGAGACATATCCACCAAACACACTCTAGCACGGGCAGCAGGTCCCCAGAATACAGGCGTGTGGAACCTGTGCATGTCTGGGGGAGAGAGTGACAGTACAGCCCCAAATAACCTCGTACTATGCAGACCGTGGCTGAATGCTCTGCAAGTCTGGGGGAGCAATCCAGATCTGTACAGAACCCTCACTGCTGTCGTGGCAGTAGCATAGCAAAGAGGATCTGGTGCCAGGGAAGCCCCAGACACTGGTCTTTGATGGCACTGATGGTTGCTCATAGTTTTATCAAATCTGTCTTCAATTTGGCCTGATCAGCTTCTGCAGAATTAGACATAGCATCTGCCCATTCAGGTGAGAACAGATAGCATGACTGTCACTAGTGGGAAATGCTGAGAAGGGGCACTCAGAAGACAGTCTGGAGAAGCAG
Above is a genomic segment from Harpia harpyja isolate bHarHar1 chromosome 9, bHarHar1 primary haplotype, whole genome shotgun sequence containing:
- the CHST4 gene encoding carbohydrate sulfotransferase 4, with protein sequence MHSCSCCCLEECVPQQCMCVRVTLLEPGLVALQEDLLRSLATMMKSRRVQAVLILAVLSFLLIHFQFLPCSNNASVEEKPSPVHILILSSWRSGSSFTGQIFSQHPSVFYLMEPAWHVWVKMYQNSAKVLHMAVRDLVRSVFLCDMSVFDAYMSSQKKKSDLFQWETSRALCSPPACDSFSRSDIITAGNCRTICGKYPFSKVEEACKTYSHVAIKEVRFFDLKVLYPLLTDPSLNLKIIHLVRDPRAVFRSRENTMAELKRDSNIVVGSQRTKGEMGPYNTMQVICKSHVEIYKAGSQAIPSFLKDRYLLVRYEDIVRDPLARAAQMYRFAELHFTPELQKWVHNITHGKGQGAQAFDIGSRDALRVSQAWRETLPFQKIEKVQNVCKDAMDLLGYQLVQSEEEQKNMSLDLLFAQNSEE